In one window of Helianthus annuus cultivar XRQ/B chromosome 17, HanXRQr2.0-SUNRISE, whole genome shotgun sequence DNA:
- the LOC110923603 gene encoding protein LAX PANICLE 2-like, with product MFPAHQSLGGYYYHDSFLSLGGLMAEGADDNIRCSEEATAKDINNNQDKDKDKDKDKDKEEDGGWLRLSLGSRIDLSPAAGSTSSSSSSPGDHIHEVALTTTPPPPQQLSFQFRGSIPITPSPPTFFLQPRRGQYHHHMINTSYLPSSSSSSLRPRPAAAPSGLWFILQPSQTQIKEPYLPQLPKRYLRIKDGRTTVGLLIKYLVYKLQLDAEFEVEITCKGKQLLPFLSLQHVRDNIWNNTPGNEVVFLNSSFSSASSIEHLMVLNYGRIASPITSN from the exons ATGTTTCCTGCTCATCAAAGTTTGGGTGGCTATTATTATCATGACTCTTTCCTAAGCTTAGGCGGACTGATGGCTGAGGGAGCCGACGACAATATCAGGTGTAGTGAAGAAGCAACAGCCAAAGATATTAATAATAATCAAGACAAAGACAAAGACAAAGACAAAGACAAAGACAAAGAGGAAGATGGAGGGTGGCTTAGATTGAGTCTAGGATCTAGGATAGATCTGTCACCTGCTGCAGGTAGTactagcagcagcagcagcagccctGGTGATCATATTCATGAGGTTGCTTTAACAACCACGCCTCCTCCTCCGCAGCAGCTGAGTTTTCAATTTAGAGGGTCCATCCCGATAACACCATCACCACCTACCTTTTTTCTACAGCCACGCCGAGGTCAATACCACCACCACATGATTAATACTAGTTATTtgccatcttcttcttcttcttcactccGCCCTAGACCAGCAGCAGCTCCTTCTGGTCTTTGGTTTATTCTTCAACCCTCTCAAACCCA GATAAAAGAACCCTATTTGCCTCAACTACCCAAGCGCTACCTTAGAATCAA GGATGGAAGGACGACTGTCGGATTGTTAATCAAGTATTTGGTTTATAAACTCCAACTGGATGCCGAATTTGAG GTAGAAATAACATGTAAAGGAAAACAGCTTTTGCCGTTTTTGAGCCTGCAACATGTAAGAGATAATATATGGAATAATACGCCCGGAAATGAAGTGGTGTTTCTTAACTCCTCCTTCTCCTCAGCCAGCTCTATCGAGCATCTTATGGTGCTTAACTATGGTAGGATTGCATCACCAATCACGTCTAATTAG